The genomic window ATCGTCCATCCAGGCCACCGTGGCCTTGATTTCGCGGGTAGCTTCGGCAAAAGCGCGGGGCTTGGGGGTATCCGCGAATTCGTCGTCCGGATCTGCGGCGGGCGTGACTTGGGCCAGCAACCAGTCCCCGCGGGACACATCCACTTCGCGGTCCAGCGTGATGCCGGCGCCATGGCCTGCGGCAATGCTGCCAGGCACGCGGGCGTGGTTCACCACCTGGGCCACCACGGCGGTCTGGCCGCTGGGGTGGATGCTCACGGTGTCGCCCACATGCACGGTGCCGGTGGCCACACGGCCCCAGAACACGCGGCGGCCCTGCGAGGTGTCGGCAGAGTTATGGAACTTTTCGACCCATTGCACCGGGAAGGCGAAGGGCACATCAGTCTCAGCGGCGGTAACGGGCAGTGTCTCCAGCAGGGCCAGCAGGCTCGGGCCTTGGTAGCCGCACCAGCCGGGCGTGGATTCCACCACGTTGTGGCCCTTGAGGGCAGACATGGGGATGGTGGCCGTCACGTTAATGCCAGCTTGCTTGGCAAAGGCCTGCAGTGCTTCGCTGATCTTGGCAAACGCGGCGGTGGCGTCGTCGCCCAAGGCGTCAAGCTTGTTCACCGCAAAGATGATGCCGGGCACGCGCAACAGGTTGACCAGCAGGCTGTGGCGGCGGGTCTGGGGCAGCAGGTCTACCATGCCGTCCACATTCCACTTGAGCTTGGTGGCATCCACCAGTACCACGGCGGCATGGGCGCTGCTGGCGGCGGTGACCATGTTGCGGGTGTACTGCTCGTGGCCGGGCGCGTCACCAATGATGAACTTGCGCGTGGGCGTAGCGAAGTAGCGGTAGGCCACGTCGATGGTGATGCCTTGCTCGCGCTCGGCGCTCAAACCGTCGGTGAACAGCGCCAAGTCGGCTTCGCCGCTCTTGGAAACGTTGGCCAACTGGTCTTGCAGCACTGATCGGCTGTCTACCAACAGGCGGCCGATCAGGGTGCTCTTGCCGTCGTCCACGCTGCCGCAGGTGATGAAGCGCAGGGCGGATGAAGTGTCATTTTGGCTGCTAGTGCCCGTGGAATGTGCGGGAGTAGCTATAGAAATAGTAGCGGTCATCAGAAGTACCCGTCTTTCTTACGTTTTTCCATCGAGGCTTCGGACGTCTTGTCGTCCATGCGGGTGGCGCCGCGCTCGCTCACGTCGGCAGCCAGCGTTTCGATCACGATGTCGGCAGCGGTCGCGGCCAGGCTTTCCACCGGGCAGGTGCAGGTGATGTCGCCCACGGTGCGGAAACGTACGTCACGGCTCTCGATGGTTTCGCCTTCCTTGGGAGGCGTCAGCTCCGTCACCGGAACCAGCAGGCCTTTGCGCTCGACCACATCGCGTTTGTGCGTGTAATACAGCGATGGCAGCGCGATCTTTTCGCGTTCGATGTACTGCCACACGTCCAGCTCGGTCCAGTTGCTGATGGGGAACACGCGGAAGTGTTCGCCGGGCTGCAGGCGGGTGTTGAACAGGGTCCACAACTCGGGGCGCTGGGCCTTGGGCTGCCACTGGCCGAAGCTGTCACGATGGGAAAAAATACGCTCTTTGGCGCGGGCTTTTTCCTCATCGCGGCGTGCGCCACCGATCAGGGCGTCAAAACGGAATTCGTCGATGGCTTCGAGCAGCGTGACCGACTGGTGCACATTGCGGCTCTCGCCGGGGTGGGCCAGGCGTACGGTACCGCGGGCCATGGAGTCTTCGACGCTGCGCACGATCAGCTCGGCACCCAGTTCCTTGGCGCGGAAGTCGCGGAAGTCGGTCACTTCATGGAAGTTGTGGCCGGTGTCGATCATCAGCAGGGGGTAAGGTATGCGGCCGACGCCAAACGCCTTTTCAGCGCACTTGAGCATCACCAACGAGTCTTTGCCGCCCGAGAACAGCAGGGCGGGGCGCTCAAACGCAGCTGCCACCTCGCGCAGGATGAAGATGGTTTCTTCTTCCAGCGCATCCAGGTGCTGGTTGGAGAGGCGGTCGAAATGGGTGGGTTCAGTCATGGCGTTCATGCTTTGGCTTCTTCATGTTTCACGTGCAGGCCGCATTCTTTGGCGGCTTCGTCTTCCCACCACCAGCGGCCGGAGCGGAAGTCTTCACCCAGGCTGATGGCGCGGGTGCAAGGCTCGCAGCCAATACTCGGGAAGAACTGGTCGTGCAGGGGGTTGTAGTCCAGCTTGTTGGTTTGGATGTAATGCCACACATCACCCCAAGTCCAGTTGGCCAGGGGGTTGATCTTGATGCGGGGCTCAGAGCTGTCCACCAAAGGCACATCGGCGCGGGCGCCAGATTGCTCGCGGCGCAGGCCGGTGATCCAGGCCTCTTTGCCTTTGAGCGCGCGCTCCAGCGGTTCCATCTTGCGGATGCCGCAGCAGGCTTTGCGCAGGGCGATGCTCTTGTACATCGCGTCCTTGCCTTCGCGGTCCACAAACTGCACCACCGATTCATTCACCGGCTGGTACACCGTGACCGCAGCGCGGCTGGAAGCTTTGAAGCGCTCCAGCAGGTCCAGGGTTTCTTGGTGCAGGGCGCCGGTTTCCAGCACAAAGATGCCGATGTCCAGCTTTAGGCTGTTGATCAGGTGGCTGATGACCACGTCCTCAGCGCCCAGGCTGCAGGCTTGGGTGACGGTGGCAGCCCCACCATCTACACCCGCGTATTGGGCTGCGGCTTGGGCGAGCACGCCTTGAGCTTCGGCCAGCTTGATGATGTATTCGCCGCTGGCTTCAGCGTTGCGGGCCATGGCGCTGCCGGCGGGCTGCACTTGCACCGCAAAACGGTTGCCTAAAGAGGAAGTTTCGGCGCTCATGCCGCTTCGCCTTCACGGGCAAAGTGGGGCTTTACTGTGACCGCATCGCCTTGGTAGAAGCCGCGATATCGGTCGAACTGGCGTTGTGCAAAGTCGATGTTCTGGTCAGCGCGCAGCACGGCTACGTCGAAGCCGGTGCGCTCCATTTGCACCAGTTGGTCGATCAGCACGTCGCCGGTAGCGCGCAGCTCGCCGGTAAAGCCCATGCGGCGGCGCAGCAAAAAGGCCTGGCTGTACGCGCGGCCGTCGGTGAACTTGGGAAAGTTCAGGTCGATGCGGGTGACGCCCGCAAGGTCCAGCGCACGGGGGTCTTCGGTGTTTGCCAGTTTAATAACGTTCTGGCCTTCAGCGCCCGTGGAGTGTGCGGAAGCAGCTATCAATTTCATAGTGTTTTCTTTCTTTCGGCGTCCGGGGCTTCAGGCTTCTTAAGCGTCTTTGGCGTAGCCATCTTTTTTGGGCAGGGCGTGCAGGTCTTCGTGCTTGTCAGCCAAGCGGGCGCTGTTAGCAGCCGCCTTGAAGGGGTCCATGCCTACGCGTTTGAAACAGTCGATAAAGGTCTCGCTGCCCGCGCGGTGTTGGCGGAAGGTGTCGAGCACGGCCTCAATCACACCGGGCACTTCGAGCGCGCCGAATGAGGGGCCCACCACCTTGCCGGGGACGGCTTCGCCGCTCAGTGCCGAGCCGTCGGAGCCGCCCAGGGACACCTGGTACCACTCCTTGCCGTCCTTATCCACGCCCAGAATGCCGATGTGGCCGCTGTGGTGGTGGCCGCAGGAGTTGATGCAACCGCTGATGTGCAGGTCGATCTCGCCCAGGTCGTGCAGTTCGTCCATGTCTTGGTAGCGCTCGGTGATTTGGGCGGCAATCGGGATGGAACGGGCATTGGCCAGCGCGCAGAAATCGCCGCCGGGGCAGGCAATCATGTCGGTCAGCAGGCGCACATTGCTGCGGGCCAAACCGGCGTGGCTGGCAGCCACCCACAGGGCGGGCAGGTCTTCGGCGCGCACCCAGGGCAAGAGCAGGTTCTGGTCGTGCGTCACGCGCACTTCACCGGCGCTGAATTCATCGGCCAAAGCGGCAGCGGTATCTAGCTGGTCGGCATCCGCATCGCCGGGGGCTTGACCCAGACGCTTGTACGACAGGGTGACTGCGCGCAGTGCAGGGTTCTTGTGCGGGGCCACGTTTTGCTGCAACCAGCGCTCGTAGTCCTTCTGGCGCTCAGGTGGAATTGCTACAGTTTTAGTAGCTGCTGGCGCACGCTCTGTAAGGGCTGGAGGCACAAAACTTGCTGTAACGCGGTCCAGCTCGGCTTGGCTGATGGTGTGGGGCGCACCGTCGCGGGTGATGATTTGCTCGTACTCGGCTTCCACCTCGTCGATGTAGCGCTGGCCTTCGGCCTTGACCAAAATCTTTATACGGGCCTTGTACAGGTTGTCGCGGCGGCCCCAGCGGTTGTACACGCGCACCACCGCCTCCAGGTAATTCATGATCTGGTTCCAGGGCAGGAAGGCGCGGATCTCGGTGCTGATAACCGGGGTGCGGCCCATGCCGCCGCCCACAAACACGCGGAAGCCCAGTTCGCCCGCATCGTTCTTGATCAGGTGCAGGCCCACGTCGTGCCAGCGCACGGCGGCGCGGTCTTCGGTGGCGCCGGTGATGGCGATCTTGAACTTGCGGGGCAGGAAGGCGAACTCAGGGTGCAGCGTGCTCCATTGGCGCATGATTTCGGCAAACGGGCGGGGGTCGGCAATCTCATCCACCGCCACACCGGCCAGCTCGTCGCTGGTGATGTTGCGGATGCAGTTGCCGCTGGTCTGGATGCCGTGCATGTTCACGGTGGCCAGCAGGTCCATCACGTCGGCGCTCTTGGCCAGC from Rhodoferax potami includes these protein-coding regions:
- the cysD gene encoding sulfate adenylyltransferase subunit CysD, with the translated sequence MNAMTEPTHFDRLSNQHLDALEEETIFILREVAAAFERPALLFSGGKDSLVMLKCAEKAFGVGRIPYPLLMIDTGHNFHEVTDFRDFRAKELGAELIVRSVEDSMARGTVRLAHPGESRNVHQSVTLLEAIDEFRFDALIGGARRDEEKARAKERIFSHRDSFGQWQPKAQRPELWTLFNTRLQPGEHFRVFPISNWTELDVWQYIEREKIALPSLYYTHKRDVVERKGLLVPVTELTPPKEGETIESRDVRFRTVGDITCTCPVESLAATAADIVIETLAADVSERGATRMDDKTSEASMEKRKKDGYF
- a CDS encoding sulfate adenylyltransferase subunit 1, translating into MTATISIATPAHSTGTSSQNDTSSALRFITCGSVDDGKSTLIGRLLVDSRSVLQDQLANVSKSGEADLALFTDGLSAEREQGITIDVAYRYFATPTRKFIIGDAPGHEQYTRNMVTAASSAHAAVVLVDATKLKWNVDGMVDLLPQTRRHSLLVNLLRVPGIIFAVNKLDALGDDATAAFAKISEALQAFAKQAGINVTATIPMSALKGHNVVESTPGWCGYQGPSLLALLETLPVTAAETDVPFAFPVQWVEKFHNSADTSQGRRVFWGRVATGTVHVGDTVSIHPSGQTAVVAQVVNHARVPGSIAAGHGAGITLDREVDVSRGDWLLAQVTPAADPDDEFADTPKPRAFAEATREIKATVAWMDDEPLVAGRVYLALHGHRWIKAKVKRIVHSLDINTLQEHDATEIAPNAIGHIELALQEAITAVPYAQSRVLGSLILVDTASHKTSGALLLS
- a CDS encoding DUF934 domain-containing protein; this encodes MKLIAASAHSTGAEGQNVIKLANTEDPRALDLAGVTRIDLNFPKFTDGRAYSQAFLLRRRMGFTGELRATGDVLIDQLVQMERTGFDVAVLRADQNIDFAQRQFDRYRGFYQGDAVTVKPHFAREGEAA
- a CDS encoding nitrite/sulfite reductase yields the protein MYQYTEFDRQFIRARAAQHRDQLERNQAGTLSDEEFRPLRLQNGWYIQRYAPMLRVAVPYGELSSAQLRVLARIAREYDHPSKEVFDKAIGTQATWGTTHLPVGYGHFTTRQNVQFNWIPLAKSADVMDLLATVNMHGIQTSGNCIRNITSDELAGVAVDEIADPRPFAEIMRQWSTLHPEFAFLPRKFKIAITGATEDRAAVRWHDVGLHLIKNDAGELGFRVFVGGGMGRTPVISTEIRAFLPWNQIMNYLEAVVRVYNRWGRRDNLYKARIKILVKAEGQRYIDEVEAEYEQIITRDGAPHTISQAELDRVTASFVPPALTERAPAATKTVAIPPERQKDYERWLQQNVAPHKNPALRAVTLSYKRLGQAPGDADADQLDTAAALADEFSAGEVRVTHDQNLLLPWVRAEDLPALWVAASHAGLARSNVRLLTDMIACPGGDFCALANARSIPIAAQITERYQDMDELHDLGEIDLHISGCINSCGHHHSGHIGILGVDKDGKEWYQVSLGGSDGSALSGEAVPGKVVGPSFGALEVPGVIEAVLDTFRQHRAGSETFIDCFKRVGMDPFKAAANSARLADKHEDLHALPKKDGYAKDA
- a CDS encoding phosphoadenylyl-sulfate reductase — translated: MSAETSSLGNRFAVQVQPAGSAMARNAEASGEYIIKLAEAQGVLAQAAAQYAGVDGGAATVTQACSLGAEDVVISHLINSLKLDIGIFVLETGALHQETLDLLERFKASSRAAVTVYQPVNESVVQFVDREGKDAMYKSIALRKACCGIRKMEPLERALKGKEAWITGLRREQSGARADVPLVDSSEPRIKINPLANWTWGDVWHYIQTNKLDYNPLHDQFFPSIGCEPCTRAISLGEDFRSGRWWWEDEAAKECGLHVKHEEAKA